A window from Candidatus Woesearchaeota archaeon encodes these proteins:
- the rpsU gene encoding 30S ribosomal protein S21: protein KKTPGETTDSLIRKFTKKVFNEGILAELKKREFYQKPSLKRKLEREEARRSKGKFR from the coding sequence TCAAAAAAACCCCGGGAGAAACTACGGACTCTTTAATTAGAAAATTTACCAAAAAGGTTTTTAATGAGGGAATTTTAGCAGAACTTAAAAAAAGAGAATTTTATCAAAAGCCCTCCCTCAAGCGAAAGCTCGAACGAGAAGAAGCCCGACGGTCAAAAGGAAAATTTAGATAA
- a CDS encoding Lrp/AsnC family transcriptional regulator, whose translation MPNKVNVLLYTESRYIVNRKKIKSAIAEVLKEQEFIRFVQENPNVIYSASYDGKFDIAVSIWAKNVEELAESLKEMEAKFEGYIAERQMATIIRGEYCVRDYLVNKKSHTKRKFFFGSTPFPFKIDVTDKKILLELGNDARVSSVDIANELNLSADAIYKRIKKLESTGIIQNYNIVPNEESYPYIHYKLLISLQNLNAEKERRLHEYCRMQSNIWYFCTTLGPWNFEIDLDVENQGEFRHLLREVKINFSDIIKDYTVMTAFRTNKYNFCPSLPK comes from the coding sequence ATGCCAAACAAAGTAAATGTTCTCCTTTATACGGAGAGTCGTTATATTGTTAATAGAAAAAAAATCAAAAGCGCCATCGCCGAAGTTTTAAAAGAGCAGGAATTTATCAGGTTCGTGCAGGAAAATCCAAATGTCATTTATTCTGCCAGTTATGACGGCAAATTCGATATTGCAGTCAGCATTTGGGCAAAAAATGTCGAGGAATTGGCAGAATCTTTAAAAGAAATGGAGGCGAAGTTTGAAGGGTATATCGCTGAGAGGCAGATGGCTACAATAATCCGGGGGGAGTATTGCGTCCGGGACTATTTGGTCAATAAAAAAAGCCATACAAAAAGGAAATTTTTCTTTGGCTCAACTCCCTTTCCCTTTAAAATTGACGTAACAGACAAGAAAATCCTCCTTGAACTCGGGAATGATGCAAGGGTTTCATCAGTTGACATTGCCAATGAGCTGAATTTATCCGCTGATGCCATCTATAAGAGGATAAAAAAATTGGAAAGCACAGGCATTATACAGAACTATAATATTGTTCCAAATGAAGAGTCTTATCCATATATTCATTACAAATTGCTGATTTCCCTTCAAAACTTAAATGCAGAAAAAGAAAGAAGATTGCATGAATATTGCAGGATGCAAAGTAACATTTGGTACTTTTGTACAACATTAGGGCCATGGAATTTTGAGATAGACCTTGATGTTGAAAATCAGGGTGAATTCAGGCATCTTTTAAGGGAGGTGAAAATTAATTTCTCAGACATAATCAAGGATTATACTGTAATGACAGCATTTCGCACAAACAAATATAATTTTTGCCCGAGTCTCCCTAAATAG
- a CDS encoding GDP-mannose 4,6-dehydratase translates to MRCLITGITGFAGSHLAELLLKKGHEVFGTSRWRSKTENIDHIKSKIKLIEADMRDSHSMDKVIKEAKPDYIFHLAAQSFVQASWVSPADTMETNVIGTINLLEAVRRANISPVIQIACSSEEYGEVKQDEIPIKETHQLRPLSPYGVSKVAEDMLGYQYFKSYGLKIIRTRGFNHTGPRRGEVFVTSNFSKQIVEIEKGKKDPVIFVGNLTAVRDFTDVRDMVNAYLLAAEKGIPGEIYNICSGKGHKIQEVLDLLLSFSKIKIKVQQDPSRMRPSDVMILIGDNSKFVKQTGWEQTIEFEQTLKDLLDYWRERV, encoded by the coding sequence ATGAGATGCTTGATCACTGGAATAACAGGATTTGCAGGCAGCCATCTGGCTGAGCTTTTGCTTAAGAAAGGCCATGAAGTTTTCGGAACTTCAAGATGGAGAAGCAAGACTGAGAATATTGATCACATCAAAAGCAAGATAAAGCTGATTGAAGCTGACATGCGCGATTCCCACAGCATGGATAAGGTGATCAAGGAAGCGAAGCCTGATTATATCTTTCATCTTGCTGCCCAGTCATTTGTCCAGGCATCCTGGGTTTCTCCGGCAGATACAATGGAGACAAATGTAATCGGCACTATAAATCTTCTGGAAGCTGTAAGGAGAGCAAATATAAGCCCCGTAATACAGATTGCCTGCTCATCCGAGGAATATGGCGAGGTTAAACAGGATGAAATTCCGATAAAAGAAACACACCAATTAAGGCCATTAAGCCCTTACGGAGTTTCCAAGGTTGCTGAAGACATGCTCGGCTACCAGTATTTCAAATCATATGGATTGAAAATCATCAGAACGCGAGGCTTCAACCATACCGGTCCGAGGAGAGGCGAAGTATTTGTAACATCTAATTTTTCAAAGCAGATTGTAGAAATTGAAAAAGGCAAAAAAGATCCAGTTATTTTTGTCGGAAATCTGACTGCAGTAAGGGACTTTACAGATGTCCGCGACATGGTCAATGCCTATCTGCTTGCTGCTGAAAAGGGCATTCCAGGAGAGATTTACAATATATGCTCTGGAAAAGGCCACAAGATACAGGAAGTGCTCGATCTTTTGCTTAGCTTTTCAAAGATAAAAATAAAAGTGCAACAGGATCCTTCAAGAATGAGGCCGAGCGATGTGATGATCTTAATTGGCGACAATTCCAAGTTTGTAAAGCAGACTGGATGGGAGCAGACAATAGAATTCGAGCAGACATTGAAGGATCTTCTTGATTATTGGAGAGAAAGGGTTTAA
- a CDS encoding nucleotidyltransferase family protein — protein sequence MKAIILAAGYATRLYPLTLNKPKTLLLIGNKPMLNYIIEKIEQINEVDIIYIITNNKFFNQFSEWSKTYKSKKQVKILNDNTNSNENRLGAIGDVDFLINREKIDDDIIVIGSDNMFEFDLRNIIAFYKTKNAPVTALYDVKTKERAKLYGVVSIDKKNKIMSFKEKPQDPESTLISTCIYIYPRRCLYRIKEFLEEKSLPDKPGSLVEWLHKKEDVYGYSFTGEWFDIGTFEELEMVRKRYA from the coding sequence ATGAAAGCAATTATTCTTGCAGCCGGTTACGCAACGAGACTGTATCCGCTGACATTAAACAAGCCAAAAACACTTCTTCTCATAGGAAACAAGCCAATGCTCAATTACATTATTGAAAAAATAGAGCAGATAAATGAAGTAGACATAATTTACATCATAACCAATAATAAGTTTTTTAACCAATTCTCTGAATGGTCAAAAACATATAAATCAAAAAAACAGGTAAAAATACTGAATGACAATACAAACTCAAATGAAAACCGCTTGGGCGCAATAGGCGATGTGGATTTTTTAATAAACAGGGAAAAGATAGATGATGACATTATTGTCATAGGCAGCGATAATATGTTTGAATTTGATCTGAGAAACATTATTGCTTTTTACAAGACAAAAAATGCGCCTGTTACAGCATTATATGATGTGAAAACAAAGGAAAGGGCAAAGCTTTACGGCGTTGTTTCAATAGACAAAAAGAATAAAATAATGAGCTTCAAGGAAAAGCCGCAGGATCCGGAATCAACATTGATCTCAACATGCATTTATATTTATCCAAGAAGATGCTTATACAGAATAAAAGAATTTCTGGAAGAGAAGAGTTTGCCTGACAAGCCAGGATCATTAGTCGAATGGCTTCACAAAAAAGAAGATGTTTATGGCTATTCATTCACAGGCGAATGGTTTGATATAGGCACATTTGAAGAGCTGGAGATGGTGAGAAAAAGATATGCTTAA
- a CDS encoding UDP-glucose/GDP-mannose dehydrogenase family protein, giving the protein MGISIIGAGYVGLIQGAGLAKLGNNVILVDVDQNKVDKINMKDPPIYEKGLKELLQEVVPKSLTASTELKKAINNTKITFICVGTPSKKEGSIILNQLETVSMEIGKILKNKKDKHLIVIKSTVVPETCEKTVIPILEKYSGKKFGRDFGIAMNPEFLKEGSALDDFFSPDRIVIGSADKKSIETLKQLYKNFKCPVLETSFREAEMIKYASNAFLATKISFINEIGNVCKRIGIDTNIVAKGIGFDKRINPYFLRSGIGFGGSCFPKDVVALIYKATERGYHPRLLRAVLDVNKEQPLKLLEIIEKHSIKNKKIAILGLTFKSGTDDIRESPALSIIKELLIEEPKLYLYDPMAMENVRRIFPHLNYAKTAQEAVDRADIVLILTEWPEFRDLSYGDKPVIDGKNVFNEKKPKNYEGICW; this is encoded by the coding sequence ATGGGCATTTCAATAATTGGAGCAGGCTATGTTGGCTTAATACAGGGAGCAGGGCTGGCCAAACTGGGAAATAATGTAATCCTTGTAGATGTTGATCAGAACAAAGTGGATAAAATAAACATGAAAGATCCGCCTATATACGAAAAAGGCCTGAAAGAATTACTGCAAGAGGTTGTTCCAAAAAGCTTAACAGCATCAACAGAACTGAAAAAAGCAATAAATAACACAAAAATAACATTCATCTGCGTCGGAACGCCTTCAAAAAAAGAAGGCAGCATTATTCTGAATCAATTAGAAACTGTTTCAATGGAAATCGGAAAAATCCTTAAAAACAAGAAAGACAAGCATCTTATTGTCATAAAAAGCACAGTTGTTCCTGAAACATGCGAAAAAACTGTAATTCCGATTTTAGAAAAGTATTCCGGAAAAAAATTCGGAAGGGATTTTGGCATTGCAATGAACCCTGAATTCCTGAAAGAAGGCTCTGCATTGGATGATTTCTTCAGCCCTGACAGGATTGTAATTGGAAGCGCAGACAAAAAGTCAATTGAAACATTAAAGCAGCTTTACAAAAATTTCAAATGCCCCGTACTTGAAACATCTTTCAGGGAAGCTGAAATGATAAAATACGCAAGCAACGCTTTCCTTGCAACAAAGATATCCTTCATAAATGAAATAGGCAATGTCTGCAAAAGAATAGGAATAGACACAAATATTGTTGCAAAAGGCATTGGCTTTGACAAGAGAATCAATCCGTATTTCTTAAGATCAGGAATCGGGTTTGGCGGCTCATGTTTCCCGAAAGATGTTGTTGCTTTGATCTATAAGGCAACAGAGCGCGGCTATCATCCGAGATTATTGAGGGCGGTTTTGGATGTAAATAAAGAGCAGCCATTGAAATTACTGGAAATAATAGAAAAGCACAGCATAAAAAACAAGAAAATAGCAATTTTAGGATTGACATTTAAGTCCGGAACAGATGATATAAGGGAAAGCCCTGCATTAAGCATAATAAAGGAGCTTTTGATTGAGGAGCCAAAGCTTTATCTTTATGATCCGATGGCCATGGAAAATGTAAGAAGAATTTTTCCCCATCTGAATTATGCAAAGACAGCGCAGGAAGCTGTTGACAGGGCAGATATTGTGCTGATACTGACAGAATGGCCTGAATTCAGAGATCTCAGCTATGGGGACAAGCCGGTGATAGACGGCAAGAATGTTTTTAATGAAAAAAAGCCAAAGAATTACGAAGGAATATGCTGGTAA
- a CDS encoding Fic family protein: MRVLKRRTGNKEYYYLQHSFRRKGRVVTKEKYLGKAIPENIENLKKAFLEECYESGLFGLFEKIKKGFQKEWQRYPESIKEKAEEQIAIAFTYNTNAIEGSTITLEETSELVEHKIAPNKPMREVKETESHVKLFLGILKKRDKFSIRLILKWHKGVFQDTKQDIAGRFRDYLVRVAAYLAPDWQDVRRLMGDFVKFYNRNKGMNAVELAARMHYKFEKIHPFGDGNGRIGRLIMNYILWHNGCPMLIIEYKKRRSYYKALQKGEDGFFNYFVRRYLKVHSKYLKE, from the coding sequence ATGAGAGTGTTAAAGCGGAGAACCGGCAATAAAGAATACTATTATCTGCAGCATTCCTTCAGGAGAAAAGGCAGGGTAGTGACAAAAGAAAAATATCTTGGCAAAGCAATACCTGAAAACATAGAAAATCTAAAGAAGGCTTTTCTCGAAGAGTGCTATGAGAGCGGCCTGTTCGGGCTTTTTGAAAAAATAAAAAAGGGGTTTCAGAAAGAATGGCAAAGATACCCTGAGTCAATAAAAGAGAAGGCAGAGGAGCAGATTGCGATAGCTTTCACATACAACACAAATGCCATTGAAGGCTCAACAATAACGCTTGAGGAAACAAGTGAATTGGTAGAGCATAAAATAGCCCCGAATAAGCCGATGAGAGAGGTAAAAGAAACTGAATCGCATGTAAAGCTTTTTTTGGGCATACTTAAAAAAAGAGATAAATTTTCCATTCGGCTTATTCTGAAATGGCACAAGGGCGTATTTCAAGATACAAAACAGGACATCGCAGGAAGATTTCGCGATTATCTTGTCAGGGTGGCTGCCTACCTTGCTCCAGACTGGCAGGATGTAAGGCGTTTAATGGGAGATTTTGTTAAATTTTATAATAGGAATAAAGGAATGAATGCAGTTGAGCTGGCGGCAAGAATGCATTATAAGTTTGAGAAAATACACCCATTCGGAGATGGGAATGGAAGGATTGGCAGGCTTATAATGAACTATATTTTATGGCATAACGGCTGCCCTATGCTCATAATCGAGTATAAAAAGAGAAGATCCTACTATAAGGCGCTGCAAAAAGGCGAAGATGGCTTTTTCAATTATTTTGTCAGAAGGTATTTGAAAGTGCACAGCAAATACCTGAAAGAATAA
- a CDS encoding restriction endonuclease — MKILGIYSFKNGEEIINKKYSKELKEIKEVISKINAENYLTKESKEKTMPGEMLYSPVELNKAFKDEFSKLGWKNHKITCDYPKKFYVEGYTTKSPKNPPYRDMDFVKNRLGVEVQFGKYSFMVYNVCAKMTIFNKLNIIDVGVEIVPIKELANMMSTGVSYFEQFVWDLEKRGIADIDIPVLILGIGK, encoded by the coding sequence ATGAAAATATTAGGAATTTATTCTTTTAAAAATGGAGAAGAAATAATTAATAAGAAATATTCAAAGGAACTAAAAGAGATTAAGGAGGTAATTTCCAAAATTAATGCTGAAAACTATTTGACCAAAGAAAGTAAAGAGAAAACAATGCCCGGCGAGATGCTGTATAGTCCTGTAGAACTTAATAAGGCATTTAAAGACGAGTTCTCAAAACTTGGATGGAAAAATCATAAGATAACATGTGATTACCCTAAAAAATTTTATGTTGAAGGTTATACTACCAAAAGTCCAAAAAATCCACCATATAGGGATATGGACTTTGTAAAAAATAGATTAGGGGTGGAAGTGCAATTTGGCAAGTATTCGTTCATGGTCTATAATGTTTGTGCAAAAATGACAATATTCAATAAATTGAATATTATTGATGTTGGAGTTGAAATTGTACCAATTAAAGAATTGGCAAATATGATGTCAACAGGTGTTTCATATTTTGAACAGTTTGTATGGGACTTAGAGAAAAGAGGCATAGCTGATATTGATATACCGGTGTTGATCCTCGGTATTGGAAAATAA